One Aegilops tauschii subsp. strangulata cultivar AL8/78 chromosome 7, Aet v6.0, whole genome shotgun sequence genomic window carries:
- the LOC141026469 gene encoding protein STRICTOSIDINE SYNTHASE-LIKE 10-like → MGCSMSRLLKATVALVILVLLFMPGAMAAAAASFDASRAQQLPLPPGEVHGPESVAFDAQGRGPYSGVSDGRILRWNGPKLGWTTYAYGPGYDSETCTTSRFGTEADIESRCGRPLGLRFNQKTGDLYVADAYKGLMRVPPGGGKATVLVDQIDGMPLRFTNGVDVDQVTGQVYFTHSSMNYDRSEHEMVTKTGDSTGRLMMYDPRTSDATVLQPRMTYPNGVALSADRTHLVVASTGPCKLLRHWIKGVDTGKSEPFADLPGYPDNVRPDRKGGYWVALHRERNELPFGRDSHLLAVRVAADGKIVEEMRGPKKVRPTEIMERDDGKLYLGSVELPYVGVVKRK, encoded by the coding sequence ATGGGGTGCAGCATGAGCCGCCTCCTCAAGGCCACCGTCGCACTGGTCATACTCGTCCTTCTCTTCATGCCCGGGGCcatggcagccgccgccgcaagcttcgaCGCCTCCCGGGCACAGCAGCTGCCCCTGCCGCCCGGAGAAGTGCACGGGCCAGAGAGCGTCGCCTTCGACGCTCAGGGCCGAGGCCCCTACAGCGGCGTCTCCGACGGCCGCATCCTGAGGTGGAACGGGCCCAAGCTCGGCTGGACAACATACGCCTACGGACCAGGCTACGACAGCGAAACATGCACGACATCCAGGTTTGGCACGGAGGCGGACATAGAGAGCCGCTGCGGCCGCCCGCTTGGTCTGCGCTTCAACCAGAAAACGGGTGACCTCTACGTGGCCGATGCGTACAAAGGGCTTATGCGTGTGCCGCCCGGCGGCGGGAAAGCCACCGTGTTGGTCGACCAGATTGATGGCATGCCGCTGCGCTTCACCAACGGGGTTGACGTCGATCAAGTCACCGGTCAAGTCTACTTCACCCACAGTTCAATGAACTACGACAGGTCAGAACACGAGATGGTCACCAAGACGGGGGACTCCACGGGCCGCCTCATGATGTATGATCCACGAACATCGGACGCCACCGTGCTCCAACCAAGGATGACATACCCGAACGGCGTCGCGCTCAGCGCCGACCGCACGCACCTCGTGGTCGCATCTACTGGCCCGTGCAAGCTGCTGAGGCACTGGATCAAAGGGGTTGACACGGGCAAGTCCGAGCCTTTTGCCGACCTGCCGGGCTACCCAGATAACGTCAGGCCCGATAGGAAAGGAGGTTACTGGGTGGCGTTGCACCGTGAGAGAAATGAGTTGCCCTTTGGTCGTGATAGCCATCTTCTTGCTGTGAGGGTCGCTGCTGACGGGAAGATAGTCGAGGAGATGAGAGGGCCAAAAAAAGTCAGGCCAACCGAGATCATGGAAAGAGATGACGGCAAGCTATACTTGGGCTCGGTGGAGCTTCCTTATGTCGGCGTAGTAAAAAGGAAGTAG